The sequence GCATCATGATCGCCATGGCGCTGGCCCTGGAGCCGGACCTGATCATCGCCGACGAGCCGACCACGGCTCTCGACGTGACCGTCCAGGCCCAGGTCATGGACCTGCTCGCGGAGCTCCAGCGCGAGATGAACATGGGCCTGATCCTGATCACCCACGACCTCGGCGTCGTCGCCGACGTCGCGGACAAGATCGCGGTCATGTACGCGGGCCGGATCGTCGAGACCGCTCCGGTCCACGAGATCTACAAGCGCCCGTCCCACCCGTACACCCGTGGCCTGCTCGACTCGATCCCGCGCCTGGACCAGAAGGGCCAGGAGCTCTACGCGATCAAGGGTCTGCCGCCCAACCTGCTCCGCATTCCGACGGGTTGCGCCTTCAGCCCCCGTTGCCCCAAGGCGCAGGACATCTGCCGCACCGAGATCCCGGTGCTGCACCCGGTCACCGAGCAGGACGGCACCGAACTGCCCGGCCGCGGCAGCGCGTGCCACTTCTGGAAGGACCAGATCCATGGCTGAGCTCACCAAGAACACCACCGAGCGCGAGCCGATCCTCCAGGTCCGTAACCTGGTCAAGCACTTCCCGCTGACCCAGGGCATCCTGTTCAAGAAGCAGGTCGGCGCGGTCAAGGCCGTCGACGGGATCTCCTTCGACCTCTACCAGGGCGAGACCCTCGGTATCGTCGGCGAGTCCGGCTGTGGCAAGTCCACGGTCGCCAAGCTCCTGATGAACCTGGAGCGGGCGACCGCGGGCGAGATCTTCTACAAGGGCCAGGACATCAGCAAGCTGTCCGGTCGCGCCCTGAAGGCCGTGCGCCGCAACATCCAGATGGTCTTCCAGGACCCGTACACGTCGCTGAACCCGCGTATGACGGTCGGCGACATCATCGGGGAGCCCTACGAGATCCACCCCGAGGTGGCTCCCAAGGGCAACCGCCGGCAGAAGGTCCAGGAGCTCCTGGACGTCGTCGGTCTGAACCCGGAGTACATCAACCGGTACCCGCACCAGTTCTCCGGCGGCCAGCGCCAGCGCATCGGCATCGCCCGCGGCCTCGCCCTGCAGCCGGAGATCATCATCTGCGACGAGCCGGTCTCCGCGCTCGACGTGTCGGTGCAGGCCCAGGTCATCAACCTGATGGAGAAGCTGCAGGACGAGTTCAACCTCTCCTACCTCTTCATCGCGCACGACCTCTCGATCGTCCGGCACATCTCGGACCGCGTGGGCGTCATGTACCTGGGCAAGATGGCGGAGATCGGCACGGACGCCGAGATCTACGAGCACCCGACCCACCCGTACACCCAGGCGCTGCTGTCCGCCGTCCCGGTCCCGGACCCGGACGCGCGCGAGGGCCGCGAGCGGATCATCCTCACCGGTGACGTCCCGTCCCCGGCCAATCCGCCGTCGGGCTGCCGCTTCCGCACCCGCTGCTGGAAGGCCCAGGACAAGTGCTCCACCGAGGAGCCGCTGCTGGCGATCCCGGAGCGCTTCAAGGGTGTCACCACCCTGGCCGCGCACGAGTCCGCGTGCCACTTCGCCGAGGAGAAGGCCATCCTGGCCGTCTGACCGACGCGTTCGTCCGAAACGGCCGGCCCCCGGCGCCTCACGGCGCCGGGGGCCGGCCGTTTCCACGTCAGGGGCGGGCCGGCGAAACGGGTTGCGTCCCCGGGAGCCCGCCCCGGACAGTGACGGAATGACCCTCACCGTACGGCCCGCCGGGCCCGGGGACGCCTCCGACATCTGCGCCCTGCTCAATGCCGTCGACGTGATCGAGATCGGCCGCCCGGAGACCGACCTGGGCACCGTCGAGTCGGACCTCAACGCCCCCGACGTGGACCTGGCCACCGACTCCTGGCTCGCCTTCGAGGACGGGAGCCTCGTCGCCTACGCCCTCGTGTGGGCGGACTCCGGCCCGGGCCGCGTCGACGCGGACCACTACGTGCTGCCCGGCCGTCGGGCTGCCGCCCTCCTGCTGCTGGAGCACATGGAGGCCCGGGCCCGGGAGCTGACCGGCGGTCGGGGCGTACTGCGGCTCCAGCTCAACGTGAAGCCCACCCTCGACCTCTCCCTCCTCTCCGGGCGCGGCTACCGCACCATCCGCCGCTACCAGGTGATGACCCGGTCCCTGTCCCCGGCCGCCGACCCGGCGCCCACCCCACCGGCCGGACTCACCCTGCGGCACTGCGCCGACGACGAGACCGACCGCCACCGCGCCCACGCGCTGATCGAGCGCACCTTCGCCGCGCACTTCGGCCATGTGGACCGCCCGTACGAGACCTGGCTCGACCACATGGACGGCCGCAAGATCGACTGGTCCCTGGTGTGGATCGCGAGCCTGCCCGGCCACGGCGACGCGGCCGTGCTGCTCACCCGGGACGACCGCACGAGCATGGCCTGGGTCAGCCACATCGGCGTGACCGAGGAGGTACGCGGCCGAGGGATCGGCGGTTTCCTGCTGCGCCACTGCTTCGCCGTTTACGCGGAGCGCGGCCGGGACTCCGTAGGCCTCGGTGTGGACACCCACAACGAGACCGGCGCGCTCGCGCTGTACGAGGCGCACGGTATGGGCCTGCACTACGCGGTCGACTCATGGGAGCTTTCCTTGCACCCCCAGGGGTGACAGGGGCGAGACGCGCGGGTGCAATCGGTC comes from Streptomyces virginiae and encodes:
- a CDS encoding ABC transporter ATP-binding protein, with product MAELTKNTTEREPILQVRNLVKHFPLTQGILFKKQVGAVKAVDGISFDLYQGETLGIVGESGCGKSTVAKLLMNLERATAGEIFYKGQDISKLSGRALKAVRRNIQMVFQDPYTSLNPRMTVGDIIGEPYEIHPEVAPKGNRRQKVQELLDVVGLNPEYINRYPHQFSGGQRQRIGIARGLALQPEIIICDEPVSALDVSVQAQVINLMEKLQDEFNLSYLFIAHDLSIVRHISDRVGVMYLGKMAEIGTDAEIYEHPTHPYTQALLSAVPVPDPDAREGRERIILTGDVPSPANPPSGCRFRTRCWKAQDKCSTEEPLLAIPERFKGVTTLAAHESACHFAEEKAILAV
- a CDS encoding GNAT family N-acetyltransferase; this encodes MTLTVRPAGPGDASDICALLNAVDVIEIGRPETDLGTVESDLNAPDVDLATDSWLAFEDGSLVAYALVWADSGPGRVDADHYVLPGRRAAALLLLEHMEARARELTGGRGVLRLQLNVKPTLDLSLLSGRGYRTIRRYQVMTRSLSPAADPAPTPPAGLTLRHCADDETDRHRAHALIERTFAAHFGHVDRPYETWLDHMDGRKIDWSLVWIASLPGHGDAAVLLTRDDRTSMAWVSHIGVTEEVRGRGIGGFLLRHCFAVYAERGRDSVGLGVDTHNETGALALYEAHGMGLHYAVDSWELSLHPQG